Proteins found in one Triticum urartu cultivar G1812 chromosome 4, Tu2.1, whole genome shotgun sequence genomic segment:
- the LOC125553152 gene encoding aspartokinase 1, chloroplastic-like, with amino-acid sequence MATALRLAAVARDSPAAVSKLGRERALLRAAARPGGQCCARRGLVLRCQSGAATLKKGEAADGAGAAAGFTVVMKFGGSSVSSAARMREVADLILSFPEETPVVVLSAMGKTTNNLLLAGEKAVSCGAPKASEINELAVIKELHLRTIDELGLDSSIVSGFLDELEQLLKGVAMMKELTLRTRDYLVSFGECMSTRIFAAYLNKLGKKARQYDAFDLGFITTDDFTNADILEATYPAVAKRLHGDWIDDPAIPIVTGFLGKGWKSCAVTTLGRGGSDLTATTIGKALGLREIQVWKDVDGVLTCDPNIYANAVPVPYLTFDEAAELAYFGAQVLHPQSMRPAREGGIPVRVKNSYNRHAPGTVITKTRDMRKSILTSIVLKSNITMLDIVSTRMLGQYGFLAKVFSIFEDLGISVDSVATSEVSISLTLDPSKLWSRELIQQELDHVVEELEKIAVVHLLQHRSIISLIGNVQRSSLILEKAFNVLRRNGVNVQMISQGASKVNISLVVNDSEAKQCVQALHSAFFENGFLSEVEEADLAQNRVPVLVSSNGAINGN; translated from the exons ATGGCGACCGCGCTGCGTCTGGCGGCGGTCGCGCGGGACTCTCCGGCGGCCGTCTCCAAGCTCGGGAGGGAGAGGGCCTTGCTGCGCGCGGCCGCTAGGCCGGGTGGGCAATGCTGCGCGCGGAGGGGGCTGGTGCTCCGCTGCCAGAGTGGGGCGGCCACGCTCAAGAAGGGCGAGGCGGCGGATGGGGCCGGGGCAGCGGCGGGGTTCACCGTGGTGATGAAGTTCGGCGGCTCGTCCGTGTCGTCTGCCGCGCGGATGCGGGAGGTGGCCGACCTCATCCTCAGCTTCCCCGAGGAGACGCCCGTCGTCGTCCTCTCCGCCATGGGCAAGACCACCAACAACCTCCTCCTG GCCGGAGAGAAGGCGGTGAGCTGCGGCGCCCCCAAGGCGTCGGAAATCAACGAGCTCGCCGTCATCAAGGAGCTCCATCTCAG GACCATCGATGAGCTTGGACTAGATAGCTCCATTGTTTCAG GTTTTTTGGACGAATTGGAGCAACTGCTTAAGGGTGTTGCTATGATGAAAGAGCTGACTCTTAGGACACGAGATTACCTTGTATCCTTTGGTGAATGCATGTCTACAAGAATATTTGCTGCATATTTGAATAAACTTGGGAAGAAGGCACGACAG TATGATGCTTTTGATCTTGGCTTTATAACCACTGACGATTTCACAAATGCCGATATTCTCGAAGCAACTTATCCTGCTGTTGCAAAGAGGCTACATGGAGATTGGATTGATGACCCTGCTATTCCTATAGTGACTGGTTTCCTTGGGAAG GGGTGGAAATCATGCGCGGTCACAACGTTAGGAAGGGGCGGCAGTGACTTGACCGCTACAACCATTGGCAAAGCCTTGGGGTTAAGAGAAATCCAG GTTTGGAAGGATGTAGATGGTGTGTTGACGTGTGATCCAAATATTTATGCAAATGCGGTACCAGTACCCTACTTGACTTTTGATGAGGCAGCTGAACTTGCTTATTTTGGTGCACAG GTTTTGCATCCCCAATCCATGCGACCAGCTAGGGAAGGTGGTATCCCAGTTCGAGTGAAGAACTCATATAACCGTCATGCACCTGGCACTGTGATCACTAAAACAAGAGATATGCGCAAG AGCATATTAACCAGCATTGTCCTGAAATCAAATATTACCATGCTGGATATAGTGAGCACAAGGATGCTCGGACAGTATGGCTTTCTAGCAAAG GTCTTCTCAATATTTGAAGATTTGGGTATCTCTGTTGATTCTGTGGCTACTAGTGAAGTCAGCATATCATTGACACTAGATCCATCAAAACTGTGGAGTCGTGAATTGATCCAGCAG GagcttgatcatgtagttgaagaGCTTGAAAAGATTGCAGTTGTTCATCTCCTACAGCACAGATCAATCATTTCCCTGATAGGGAACGTGCAGAGATCGTCTCTGATTCTTGAGAAG GCATTCAACGTTCTACGGAGAAATGGTGTTAATGTTCAGATGATTTCGCAAGGGGCGTCCAAG GTGAACATCTCCTTGGTGGTCAATGACAGCGAGGCGAAGCAGTGCGTGCAAGCCCTCCACTCAGCATTCTTCGAGAACGGTTTCTTGTCAGAAGTCGAGGAAGCGGATCTTGCACAGAACAGGGTCCCAGTCCTAGTAAGCTCTAATGGTGCTATCAATGGAAACTAG